Genomic DNA from Telopea speciosissima isolate NSW1024214 ecotype Mountain lineage chromosome 2, Tspe_v1, whole genome shotgun sequence:
CTGGTGGATATAGTCATCGATGATGGTAAACCAGGGTTGGTTGCACCAATTGCTGATGCAACGCCGCCTCCCAAAACCCGTGTATGGGATACATGGAAAATTGAAGGGAGCAGAAAAGCCAAGAAGAATTTGCCCTCAGAGCATAAGCTTCTACAGAATGGGTTCAAAGAGGGTCTAAAAGGTGACGAGGAGCAGCCAGAAAAGGAAGCAACCACACCAGTATGAGATGATATACAGCCCTTCCCTACCCTGCCTAACTTGTATGATTATGTTCTCAAGGTCTGGCAGCTCGAGGTTGCAAGGAGTTCACAATGCTTGCTGAACATTGAAGAATCAATTATGGATTGAGATCATCGAAAGAAAAATCTGAGTACATATTTAGTTAAATCGATCAAATTCATAGTACAATTTATAATTCTCAGCTTGTTTAATTTTAAAACCAGCATTTGCAAGCAGAAGACCAAGTTATTTGCTTACCATTACATTTTAAGAAGCAAAAGTTTTTTCCTTCCAGACTTTTACCTTGTCTTTTAATACTTTCGGGACTGGTTGTAGTTAAATTGGAACTACCAACATGCACCAAAAAAAATCCACTTGACTTAGTATGCCACCACCCAAACTAACAAATTCTTCTGTCCCGACTTGATAATTGGGTTAAGAAAAATATGTTCACTGAAGAGATGATGATCAGTTCTAATGTGTTAGTCATAGTGGTTTGATCTGATATGAGTCATTGGCTGGCTTTTCATTTAGGATTTGCTCCTACGAAGTTGGATGAGATGAAGCCAGAAATGGTTAACTGATAAAAGAGCTTTCTGACCCAGTCATCCTTAATCAACCAAAGGAATTTTTCTATATGTTTCAAGCTTCCACCATAAAATTAGAGCAAGGCCTGGTACCCAAATCCAGCATCTATTGAAAATATTTGCAGGCCTCCTCCAACTTTTTCTTGTCACGAGACTTTATCAAAATGGAGAACATATGCATGCTAGGAAGAACTTCATTGGCCTTCATTTCGCCCAGACCCTCAAAGCCGTCTGCTCCACCGCACAGCACATCTTCACCATCGCCAAGTGGATGTTCATACTTGATTCACAACCAGATTCACTGCACATTCTCTGATAAAAGGGAGAAAGCTTCTTTCTTTCAGCCAGATTTTACAGGTGGCGAAGAATTACCTGTACATCCTAGAATTTGGGCCGACTGTTGACTACCCCTGTATACATCACTGGCCTTAAATTGCTCAAAGAACTCAAGGGCTTCACTCAATCACTTCACTGCAACTAATCCATTAATCAGAGTACAGTAGATGTGAGTAAATTTCGAAGTATTGCCTTCTCAACCAATTTCAAAGCCTTATTCTGCAAAGCTGTGTAAGACTGACAAAAATAAATGAGGTGAGGGAAACCTTTCCACAGTTTTGAATGCTAAATAAGCTGGCTGCCTCATGTCAGCAGGCCGCATGTCATTTGTGTCTCATTTCGATTATCAATTGTCATACTTTGAAACCCTTTAAATGGAACAGAAAGATAACACATAAAAAATAGAGGAGGAATATATTTCTTGTTTCTGGTAAACAAGTAAATTGGAGCACCATATTTACCCACATACAAAAAATTCCAACCCCTGAGCATGGCAAGTGTTTACAAGCATAAAAGTACAATCCATCCATTCACCCACCCACGGGATGGAAGCATTACCACCCAAAACTCGGAATACATGTACTCTCATAATATAAGTACCTCAACCGATGGTGGTGGTCTCAGGTGCAGATGCATATCATTACATAACCAGCACTTTTCTACCTTGAGATCTCGCTTCGCATCACTTGcatgaacttgactgtgaactCCAATCATCAATAAGACCTGTCATTACCTCCCTGAACCTCTCCGCCTGTGGCCCGGGCTTCACAACATTGACATCACCCCACTTTGAACACGGATCCATCCACCATCTTCTCTTACCAGTGCACCAGGCCCCTGCTGCAGCACGATTGGAACCACGCATTAGAATCCTATCATCCACCATGTCCAGTACCCTGTCATTTTTATGGAACTGTCTCGCAAAGGCAGCCCCACTTTGCACCATGGGATCATAGTCTGTAACATTGAGATAGCGAGGTTCCATTTTGGGGGGATTATCCCAGATCATGTATCTTAGATCAGTGTTCACAGTCGTGTTCTGGAACTCTGGTGAATTGCAAACTACAGAATGGAAATACCCTTCTTGGGATAAAATTACATTATTAAAATACATAAGAAGAGTTCTGGGAAGATTATCCCAACCAAGAACACAGAATTCAAGGAAGGCTCGGCTCAGAATAACCCATGGAGAACCTGGTTAAGAGAAAGGAAGGCAAACTAGATGAGAAGCAATCCACAGGTATACTTGAAGTCGCAAAAGCATTATCACGGTGGAAGAGAGTTTTACCCGTAAAAAATTTGAAAGCATCAGGTGTTGGCCGCTTCTGGGTAGCATAAAAGATTTGAGTCCTCCTAGCCAAGTAAATCCCTGGGTCAACTACAATTGGATGAACCCTCTGGTACCTTGAGGAATATAGATTGTGAATACTCATCATGGAATTAtagaaagcaaaagaaaaccGCCAGAAATGTAGGGTAAAACTCCACAGAAAAAAAATGGGGCAAAGAAAAACACCAATCAAAAGCTTTGATTTAATGAGTGTTAGCCTACTCTTTCCATCCAAGGTCACTGGTGTGATCAATGAAATTGAGCTCCCTCCTCAGCGTGGAGAACACATGAGACAAGTCTGCAAGCGAAAGGAGAAAAAGACACAGCAAAAGTAAGCATACTTTCTGAGAAGAAAGCGTGGCATCAGACAAGCTTACAGATACAAAtattaactcttttttttttgggtggtgggggggggggggggagggagggaggggtcACAAAGACAAATGCATGTGAGAGGCTAAGAGCTCAACAAGTAAAGTCTTTGGGATATACTTCTGCAAAAAAAAGTTCTTGAGATAGTCACATATCACTGCAGGCCATGAAGATTGTCTATCGTTTTTGCACGTGAAGATCCAAGTGAGCAAGATCTTGAACAAACCAGCTCCCCCCATCTAGGGGAACTTAAAACCACATCAACGGATGAAAAGCAGAGGGCTTTTGTACAGACAGTAAAGTTTACATAAGAGACAATCACATAACCTATTGAAACATATGAAGGGCTATTTGTATGTCATGCCACCTAACAATAAAGTCCCTGAATTACTGTTGTTTAGTCTTCTTTTAATGAGCAATCAGttgattaaaaattttaaaagaaatccACCGTATATACATTTCACACTACTTTCCAGTGAATGACTTGTCCCAACTACAAGCAGAATTCACTGCAGGAAGCCTGGTCAGCTAATGTCTCAGAATGTTCATTTTACTCACGGAAATATCTGCAGAAGTTTACACAGTTATTCAGGCAAAACAAGGGATTGTTTGATTTGAAGATGACAAACCAGGGTAAACAGATCTGGATATGGTTAAAGCTATCTTTCAAGGataacaacaacagcaacaaactctgccttatcccaactaatggggtcggctacatggatcctagtaAAGAcataatattaaaaataaaagtaagaagGAAAAGGAACACAACAACAGCAACTACAACTCGGTCATAAATAACTAATAGGGATCGGCCACACGGATCCtagccctccaatcagctcaaTTCGCCATCATATTTGAAACAAGGCCTAAACAAAGCTATCTTTGAAGGACACAAAAAGCAAAAGATATCAGAATCATGAAATATATAATAGGTAATAAGGATGCAGCTCAGAGAAGTCTGTATCCAACAAAGCCCAAGCATTTGAACTGAATAGTTAACTGTAATCTGGTCAATAAGAATCAAGGCAAGTATAATTCAATTCCAACCAATCTAAGCTGGGTACGAATTGGCTGTAATCTTACAAATTTCTTTTGGTTGGCCAGCTAAAGCAAGTTCCTGAGACTGAAACTCAAAACCCTTTTGGCTGAAGTTTTTTCTCGCCTCAGCCCTCTTGCTTTATTAATAATCATTCTCCTGAGAAGTTTTTGGTATCTATCAAGAGGAACTGAAATAGCCGACCCCACTAAGTTGGGATAAGCCTGAGTTTGTTGTCGTATCAAGAGGAACTGAAATCACTTCATAATGATCACAATGCTAAATCACTAAGATTCATCCTTCTATCTGTAACTACATGATACACCACTTACTAAATCAGTGAATTCATATTCCAGTTGCTTTTCAATTCCTGTTTTTGACGCCACATTAATGGCCATATCAGTC
This window encodes:
- the LOC122649913 gene encoding beta-glucuronosyltransferase GlcAT14A-like, with protein sequence MAAEKKWLFTLFSAAFVSLLIFLSAMSGFSASSAFNSHRSFPSTLRYGAKYPPAFAYYISGRRGHKDQIFRLLLAVYHPRNRYLLHLGPEASNEERQRLAEAVRTVPAIRAFGNVDVIGNPDPVTDMGSSNIAATLRAAAILLRVDSGWDWFITLTASDYPLLTQDDLSHVFSTLRRELNFIDHTSDLGWKEYQRVHPIVVDPGIYLARRTQIFYATQKRPTPDAFKFFTGSPWVILSRAFLEFCVLGWDNLPRTLLMYFNNVILSQEGYFHSVVCNSPEFQNTTVNTDLRYMIWDNPPKMEPRYLNVTDYDPMVQSGAAFARQFHKNDRVLDMVDDRILMRGSNRAAAGAWCTGKRRWWMDPCSKWGDVNVVKPGPQAERFREVMTGLIDDWSSQSSSCK